CGCTGGTGGCGTCCGTGCGTGGGGAGCTGGCGGTGGATGTCCTGGAGCGGCGCGTGTCGTGGCACGTTCCTTCGTTGCCGCTGGTGGTGGGGGATCCCGACCTGCTGCGCCAGGTGATGGTGAACCTGCTGAGCAACGCACTGAAGTACACGCGCGGTCGGGAAGAGGCAGTGGTCAAGGTGTGGGCAGAAGAGCGCCCGGACGGATGGGCGGTGTTCGTGCGGGACAACGGCGTGGGCTTTGACCCCAGGTATCAGGACAAGCTCTTCAGCATCTTCCAGCGCCTCCACCGGGCCGATGAGTTCGAGGGCACGGGGGTCGGCCTCGCGAACGTCCGCCGGATCATCACCCGGCATGGCGGGCAGGTGTCGGCGCACGGCGTCCTGGGTGAGGGAGCGACGTTTGGGTTCACATTGCCCAGCGCCCGCTGATCCACGCACCCGCATCCTGGCCGGCCTGAGGGCCAGGCGGCGGCGCTTCCGATGGTTCGCCAGCCGCGCCCTGCCGGCATCGTGCCTGGGGAGTGCGACCCCCTGCAGGCCTGCAGGAGCCGGTGCCTGCACGATCGGCCTCACGCGGCCCACCCGACCAGAATCAGTTGCATGAACGCGCGCCGCTGCGCCGGTATGGACGCCGGCGTGGAGTACGCGTCCGCCCGCCGGGCCGGTTCGCCGTGCGGCCGCCCCAGCTGTGAGCACGGTGACGCCCTCCGGCATCCCACATGGCCCCAGCCCTCCGCCCGCGGGTACACGCGGTGGTGGCACGTTGTTGGGTTCGGGTCACGCGGTGCTGAGCGATCGGACACTTCGCGGCCACAGATCGCCCCACGCTGTGATCGGCTACGCCGCCCGGTTGTACCACCACGTCACGCTGAGCTGCCGGGATGTTGAAGAACGTCTGCTGAAGCGGGGGAGCTGCGGCACCCGCGAGTCTGTCCGCAGCTGGAGCATTACGGTCGGCGACCTGTGCGCCCAAGGTCGACGCCATCGGGAGCCCCAACCGGGCTCCCGATGGCGTCGTTGCTCAGCACAGAGGGTGCCGACGTTGATGCACCATTTTCGGACGGTCTCGGGGCTGACCTGAATGCCTCGCTGGTACAGTAACTCCGAGACATCTCGGTAGCTGAGCAGGAAGGGGTGATCCAGCCAGACCGAGTGCTGAATGATCGTATGGATGTACGGATTCGTCACTCAGGGACGGTCAGCCCCCCCAACCCGGTTCAGGCAACATAGCCAGCACGACACCCACACCATGGTGCTGCGCCGCCTGCTCGACCTGCCCACCGAGCCCACCGCACCGTCTCCCCCACCCCAGATGCTGGCGGACTGGTTCAGCTACAGCTTCACCCTGCCGGTCGGCACACAGCTGCGCACCACGTACAAGAACGTCGACCGCTTCGGCACCGTCCGCCCGGACGGCCTGGAGGTCGACGGCACTCTTTACCCCTCGCTGTCCGCCGCCGCTATCGGCGCGGTTGGGCAGAACACCAGCGGCTCGAATTTCTGGCGCTACCTGGATTAGGACACCCAGGTTTGGAAGCCCATGATGGCCCTGCGCTGAGGAGGAATGACCATGAACACCGCCTGGCAGTACGTCATCAAATCGGCGAGGAACCTGCACGCGTAGGGGCACGCGACCTTCACCCGTCAGCAGCTTGTAGACGACGCCCTGCGCCTCAGTTGGCCGATTGAAGAACGCGCTGAGCGGCACCACGCAGCGGTAGCCCGGCGACATGGACGGCGCGAAACTGGGCACGCCCAGGAGCGTCTCGGTGCGGGCGTTGGTGTTGATGAACCGCCGGGCCAGTTCTGGCGTCCAGTTCGTCGCGGGCAGCAGGCCCCAGTGCATGACGGCCACCTCCGTCAGTGCGCGCGCCCAGATGTGGTGCAGGACGGTCAGGCCATCGGTCGGCCGCGCCCACACGCGATCCGGGGGCGGCAGGCCACGGTCGGCGTACGCGCCCACGCGGCCGGACGCCACCGGCTGGTGCAGCGCCGTCGCCGTCCACCCTCTGCCGACCGGGAGGCCCCGCCGGACAAGGCCCAAGAGGCCTTGGCGTGACCGGGTGGCCGCCCACACCGCACGCCCCGACAGTAAGGGATGACTTCGCCCACGCCCGCCCCCCGGCCCCCCGCCCAGGACGCTTCCGCGCCTCCCCTCGTCCACGTCCGGCGCGGCCAGGGCAAACCGCTGCTGCTCATCCACGGGCTGGGCAGTTCCTGGCAGACCTGGGCCCCGATCCTGCCCGGACTGGAAGCGCAGCGGGAGGTCATCGCCGTCGACCTGCCCGGCTTCGGCCACACCCCCCCCCTGTCCGGGGAGGTGAGCATCGCCACGCTCGCCGACGCCGTGACCGAGTTCCTGACGCGCGAGGATCTCCTGGGCATCGATGCCGTGGGCACCTCCATGGGCGCCCGGCTGGTGCTGGAACTCGCGCGGCGCGGGGGCGTCCTGGGCGCGGTGGTGTCGCTCGATCCGGGCGGGTTCTGGCAGGGCTGGGAACGGGGCTTCTTCTACAGCACGGTGGCCGCGTCCATCACGCTGATCCGGGCGCTCCAGCCGGTCATGCCTGCCCTGACGGCGTCGCCCGTCGGCCGCAGCGCCCTGTTCGCCCAGTTCTCCTCGCACCCGTGGGCCCTGGCGCCGGAACTCACCCTCACCGAGATGAGGAGCTTCGCCGCCTCGCCGTCCACCGACGACGCGCTGCACACCCTGGCGTTCGGCGCAGCGCAGCAGGGGCTGCCCCGGGGCCAGCTGGCGCACCCGCTGGTGATCGGCTGGGGGCGCTGGGACCGGGTGTGCCTGCCGGTACAGGCCGCGAGGGCACAGGCGCTCTTCCCCGACGCCCGGCTGCACTGGTTCGACCACAGCGGCCACTTCCCGCACTGGGACATGCCTGCCCAGACGCTGCAGCTCATTCTGGACACCACCGCCTGACCCGGCCCAGGCCCGCGCCCACGCTGTGGCACCATCAGCGGGTGCGCCGCGCCTTCCTGTTCCTCCTGCTCCTGCTGGCGACCGCCCACGCCGCGCCCGCCCTGCTGGTCGGCGTGGCCTCGGTCATCGACGGCGACACGCTGGAGATCCAGGGCGTGCGCGTCCGGCGGTTCGGCATCGATGCCCCGGAATCTTCGCAGACCTGCACGAAGGCCGGGACGGTGTACCGCTGTGGGCAGCGGGCGGCGCTGGCTCAGGGCGGGCTGGTGAAGGGGAAGACCGTGACCTGCACGCCGAAGTCCAAAGACCGTGATGGGCGCACCGTGGCGGCATCGTCGACAAGATGAACATGAACGCCTGGATGCCCTTGC
The Deinococcus sp. AB2017081 genome window above contains:
- a CDS encoding DUF2924 domain-containing protein yields the protein MVLRRLLDLPTEPTAPSPPPQMLADWFSYSFTLPVGTQLRTTYKNVDRFGTVRPDGLEVDGTLYPSLSAAAIGAVGQNTSGSNFWRYLD
- a CDS encoding alpha/beta fold hydrolase — encoded protein: MTSPTPAPRPPAQDASAPPLVHVRRGQGKPLLLIHGLGSSWQTWAPILPGLEAQREVIAVDLPGFGHTPPLSGEVSIATLADAVTEFLTREDLLGIDAVGTSMGARLVLELARRGGVLGAVVSLDPGGFWQGWERGFFYSTVAASITLIRALQPVMPALTASPVGRSALFAQFSSHPWALAPELTLTEMRSFAASPSTDDALHTLAFGAAQQGLPRGQLAHPLVIGWGRWDRVCLPVQAARAQALFPDARLHWFDHSGHFPHWDMPAQTLQLILDTTA
- a CDS encoding thermonuclease family protein, which codes for MRRAFLFLLLLLATAHAAPALLVGVASVIDGDTLEIQGVRVRRFGIDAPESSQTCTKAGTVYRCGQRAALAQGGLVKGKTVTCTPKSKDRDGRTVAASSTR